One stretch of Halobaculum marinum DNA includes these proteins:
- a CDS encoding efflux RND transporter permease subunit — MRAYERAVDAVSRATVDRPGVVVAVFLVLTAGFAVGLGGVSTDAGTSQFTEDLPAQRAFEAVDEEFSPTFAASSGSTQLIQRGPNVLAKPALLRMLEAQRRLADTPALRVVSTSSAASVVATTLDPSARTLDAQIRAVEAATPREIDAAVRAAAERESFTSQLSDDFNPSAARASATVAVVVHEPIGATGGSAGAGTDSPLTSIQQRAQNIVGTVGGDITVFGGGLVSAEFANVVFDSLILVLPASIGLIFVFLVVAYRDPVDLVLGLVALGITLVWTFGFLGLVGIPFSQLLIAVPPLLLAVGIDFGIHSVNRYREERVAGNGIRSSMSVANRQLLVAFFIVTGTTTLGFAANVTSDLAPIREFGIVAAVGITFTFLIFGVFLPALKVLSDRVRERRNLPTFGERPLGAEGSLLGRISASGLFVARRAPRAFFALVVLMAAASGVYGLGVDTSFSQDDFLPPEETPAVFEDLPEPFRPSDYTVTGTINFLEANFEQSQGDSVTIYVEGNLEQDYALQSFARASEEPPAVVVAENRSAETQSILGVIESRSAASPSFRRLVERNDANDDGIPDDNLDQIYDALLDSPARDQTLRYVTEDRRAARVVYQIEADTSQAEVTQTGQTLEDRYRFEATATGETIVFQAVSDVILASAVSSLAVALGATAVFLVAIYWLLEGRPSLGVVNLVPIVVAICFLVGSMRALNLPVNALTATILSITIGLGTDYSAHIVHRFADEYGHTTGLEEALDDAVRGTGSALAGSMLTTTSGIGVLVFAITPVLGQFGVLTALSIFYSYLTAVFLTPSVLVVWNQVVGRGGVDVPAGGSEDVVVGR; from the coding sequence ATGAGGGCGTACGAGCGCGCCGTCGACGCCGTCTCGCGTGCGACCGTCGACCGACCCGGCGTGGTCGTCGCGGTGTTCCTCGTGCTCACGGCGGGGTTCGCGGTGGGGCTCGGCGGCGTCTCGACGGACGCGGGGACGAGCCAGTTCACCGAGGACCTCCCGGCGCAGCGGGCGTTCGAGGCGGTCGACGAGGAGTTCTCGCCGACGTTCGCGGCGAGCTCCGGCAGCACCCAACTGATCCAGCGTGGGCCGAACGTGCTCGCGAAGCCGGCGCTGTTGCGGATGCTGGAGGCCCAGCGACGCCTCGCCGACACGCCCGCCCTGCGGGTCGTCTCCACGTCGAGCGCGGCGTCGGTGGTCGCCACCACGCTCGACCCGAGCGCGCGGACGCTCGACGCGCAGATCCGCGCTGTGGAGGCCGCGACGCCCCGTGAGATCGACGCGGCGGTTCGCGCCGCCGCCGAGCGTGAGTCGTTCACGAGCCAACTCAGCGACGACTTCAACCCCAGCGCGGCCCGCGCGAGCGCGACCGTCGCGGTCGTCGTCCACGAACCGATCGGCGCCACCGGCGGCTCGGCGGGCGCCGGCACCGACAGCCCGCTGACCTCGATCCAACAGCGCGCCCAGAACATCGTCGGGACCGTCGGCGGCGACATCACCGTGTTCGGCGGTGGCCTCGTCTCCGCGGAGTTCGCGAACGTCGTCTTCGACTCGCTGATCCTCGTGTTGCCCGCGTCCATCGGTCTCATCTTCGTGTTCCTCGTGGTCGCCTACCGCGACCCCGTCGACCTCGTGTTGGGACTGGTCGCGCTCGGGATCACGCTCGTCTGGACGTTCGGCTTCCTCGGCCTCGTGGGCATCCCGTTCTCCCAACTCCTCATCGCGGTCCCGCCGCTGCTGCTGGCGGTCGGCATCGACTTCGGCATCCACAGCGTCAACCGCTACCGCGAGGAGCGCGTCGCCGGCAACGGCATCCGATCGTCCATGTCGGTGGCGAACCGGCAGTTGCTCGTCGCGTTCTTCATCGTCACCGGGACGACCACGCTGGGCTTCGCCGCGAACGTCACCAGCGACCTCGCCCCGATCCGGGAGTTCGGCATCGTCGCCGCCGTCGGCATCACGTTCACCTTCCTCATCTTCGGCGTGTTCCTCCCCGCGCTGAAGGTGCTCTCCGACCGCGTCCGCGAACGCCGTAACCTCCCGACGTTCGGCGAGCGCCCGCTGGGGGCAGAGGGGTCGCTCCTCGGTCGGATCTCTGCCAGTGGGCTGTTCGTCGCGCGCCGCGCGCCGCGGGCGTTCTTCGCGCTCGTCGTCCTCATGGCGGCGGCGTCTGGCGTCTACGGTCTCGGCGTCGACACGTCGTTCTCGCAGGACGACTTCCTCCCGCCCGAGGAGACGCCGGCGGTCTTCGAGGACCTCCCCGAGCCGTTCCGCCCGAGCGACTACACCGTCACAGGGACGATCAACTTCCTCGAAGCGAACTTCGAGCAGTCGCAGGGCGACTCCGTGACCATCTACGTCGAAGGGAACCTCGAGCAGGACTACGCCTTGCAGTCGTTCGCGCGGGCGTCTGAGGAGCCCCCTGCGGTGGTGGTCGCCGAGAACCGGAGCGCAGAGACCCAGAGCATCCTCGGGGTGATCGAGTCGCGGTCGGCGGCCTCGCCGTCGTTCCGCCGCCTCGTCGAGCGCAACGACGCGAACGACGACGGCATCCCCGACGACAACCTCGACCAGATCTACGACGCGCTGTTGGACTCGCCGGCCCGCGACCAGACGCTCCGGTACGTCACCGAGGACCGCCGCGCCGCCCGTGTCGTCTACCAGATCGAGGCCGACACGTCGCAGGCCGAGGTGACGCAGACCGGGCAGACGCTCGAAGACCGCTACCGGTTCGAGGCGACCGCGACGGGGGAGACGATCGTGTTCCAGGCCGTCTCGGACGTGATCCTCGCGTCGGCGGTGTCCAGCCTCGCGGTCGCGCTCGGCGCGACGGCGGTGTTCCTCGTCGCCATCTACTGGCTGTTGGAGGGGCGCCCCTCGCTCGGCGTCGTCAACCTCGTCCCGATCGTCGTGGCGATCTGCTTCCTCGTCGGGTCGATGCGGGCACTGAACCTCCCGGTGAACGCGCTCACCGCCACCATCCTCTCGATCACGATCGGGCTGGGCACCGATTACTCCGCGCACATCGTCCACCGGTTCGCCGACGAGTACGGCCACACGACTGGACTGGAGGAGGCGTTAGACGACGCGGTGCGGGGAACCGGGAGTGCGCTCGCCGGGAGTATGCTCACCACCACCTCCGGGATCGGCGTGCTCGTGTTCGCGATCACGCCCGTGCTCGGGCAGTTCGGCGTGCTCACGGCGCTGTCGATCTTCTACTCGTACCTCACCGCGGTGTTCCTCACGCCGTCGGTGCTGGTGGTGTGGAACCAGGTCGTCGGGCGCGGCGGGGTCGACGTGCCAGCGGGTGGGTCGGAGGACGTGGTCGTCGGGCGCTAG